In one window of Opitutus sp. GAS368 DNA:
- a CDS encoding response regulator transcription factor, with amino-acid sequence MSESRKRIFLVDDHTLVREWLLALFRQEPEFEIVGQADSAATALSGIMALKAELAIVDLSLKSGSGLDLIKDLRLQSPTTQVVVLSMHEEIYFVERAFRAGARGYVTKRDSTSGIMEAIRAVLAGQIYARPETLALLTARMVGHTSDQPVGVVEQLSDREMEVFRRLGEGQATRKIATEMGLSMKTVQAYSARIKDKLGLANASELMREAVRWAASRQ; translated from the coding sequence ATGAGCGAAAGCCGGAAACGCATCTTCCTGGTCGATGACCACACTCTGGTCCGCGAATGGCTGCTGGCCCTGTTCCGGCAGGAGCCGGAATTCGAGATCGTCGGCCAGGCCGATTCCGCCGCCACCGCCCTCTCCGGTATCATGGCGCTGAAGGCCGAACTCGCGATCGTGGACCTTTCGTTGAAAAGCGGCTCCGGGCTCGATCTCATCAAGGATCTGCGCCTCCAGAGCCCCACCACGCAGGTCGTGGTGCTGTCCATGCATGAGGAGATCTATTTCGTGGAACGGGCCTTCCGCGCCGGGGCGCGCGGCTACGTGACCAAGCGCGACTCGACCAGCGGCATCATGGAGGCCATCCGCGCCGTGCTGGCTGGCCAGATCTATGCCCGCCCTGAGACTCTCGCTCTTCTTACGGCCCGCATGGTTGGGCACACATCCGACCAGCCGGTCGGCGTGGTCGAACAGCTGAGCGACCGCGAGATGGAGGTATTTCGCCGCTTGGGCGAAGGTCAGGCCACCCGTAAGATTGCCACGGAGATGGGTTTAAGCATGAAGACGGTGCAGGCCTACAGTGCCCGGATCAAGGACAAGCTCGGCCTGGCCAACGCCAGCGAACTGATGCGCGAGGCCGTGCGTTGGGCGGCCAGCCGGCAGTGA
- a CDS encoding glycosyltransferase has product MPPPPRYDSAHPLSETQPQRRILHVVFSSRIAGSERYCLDLANRQAALGHEVHVAGMSRSPLAAALAPGVTFHGFGLFFRGLRLRRLVMRLQPEVCHGHLSAACKALGRLPARFHTVATLHVGYKPRQHSRLGGLICVNGAQGGRLTGYRGLARTIPNWLPERGTALSAPGFREKLGLSAGTFLVGAVGRLHPSKGMDVLISAFRAAAPAHAALVILGEGPQRAELETLRAGDPRIHLPGYCAEVHDCLREIDLFVSPSREESFGLAIVEAMGAGVPIVATAAEGPAEFLRNQPVALVEPGSITALSAELSAAAERFQAGALPRQTYDLSVFDPTVRVANVMDFYRTVIEAQPQAASRTWTTAPAGA; this is encoded by the coding sequence GTGCCTCCTCCTCCCCGCTACGATTCCGCCCATCCGTTGTCGGAAACCCAGCCCCAAAGGCGCATCCTGCATGTGGTTTTTTCGTCCCGCATCGCCGGCTCCGAGCGTTACTGTCTTGATCTTGCGAACCGCCAGGCCGCGCTGGGTCATGAGGTGCATGTGGCGGGCATGAGCCGCTCACCCTTGGCGGCAGCGCTGGCGCCGGGTGTCACTTTTCATGGTTTCGGCCTCTTCTTCCGGGGCCTGCGCCTGCGCCGGTTGGTGATGCGCCTCCAGCCCGAAGTCTGCCACGGTCATCTGAGCGCCGCGTGCAAGGCGCTCGGCCGCCTGCCGGCCCGGTTCCATACGGTGGCCACCCTGCATGTGGGCTACAAGCCTCGCCAGCATTCCCGGCTCGGCGGGCTGATCTGCGTCAACGGCGCGCAAGGCGGCCGCCTGACCGGCTATCGCGGCCTGGCCCGGACCATTCCCAACTGGTTGCCGGAGCGCGGCACCGCCTTGTCGGCTCCTGGCTTCCGGGAAAAGCTCGGCCTGAGTGCCGGCACCTTCCTGGTCGGTGCCGTCGGCCGGCTGCATCCCAGCAAAGGCATGGATGTGCTCATCTCCGCTTTCCGGGCCGCGGCCCCGGCGCACGCCGCCCTCGTGATTCTCGGCGAGGGTCCCCAGCGGGCGGAATTGGAAACACTGCGCGCCGGTGACCCCCGGATCCACCTGCCGGGTTACTGTGCCGAGGTGCATGACTGCCTGCGCGAGATCGATCTTTTTGTTTCCCCCTCGCGGGAGGAATCATTCGGCCTCGCGATCGTCGAAGCCATGGGCGCCGGGGTGCCGATTGTGGCCACCGCCGCCGAGGGTCCCGCCGAGTTCCTCCGCAACCAACCGGTCGCGCTGGTCGAGCCGGGCTCCATCACCGCGCTGAGCGCGGAACTGTCGGCCGCCGCCGAACGTTTCCAAGCCGGCGCGCTGCCCCGCCAGACCTACGATCTCAGCGTCTTTGATCCCACGGTGCGCGTAGCCAACGTCATGGATTTTTACCGCACGGTGATCGAAGCGCAACCGCAGGCCGCCTCCCGGACCTGGACCACCGCTCCGGCGGGTGCATGA
- a CDS encoding glycosyl hydrolase family 43 has translation MIRPPSSDFWQAGIVQAPITAFLQSPAPAGISGKVTWLPDPGPWRYLADPFGLQRNGATHVFVEAFDYRTKHAAIEHHEFGPDLAWRGKATVLSRPFHLSYPYIIEHDGEVFMIPESQRAGEIALYRARDFPRQWVRETALLAGIPGAEASVLHHEGRWWMFFTVVGPQARDQRELHVAYADKLTGPWQLHPQNPVRQDRRGARPGGTPFFTRDGGVILPVQDCGRTYGGSLRLLRFTTLTPEHIAIERLGPELTGDLFSPTHQDGCHTLAQCGELTLIDTKRTVRTWARHKINLQRHMAQMGLGYVGRPRQDS, from the coding sequence ATGATCCGTCCGCCTTCCAGCGATTTCTGGCAGGCCGGAATCGTGCAGGCTCCGATCACTGCGTTCCTGCAATCGCCCGCCCCCGCCGGGATCAGCGGAAAAGTCACCTGGTTGCCCGACCCCGGACCGTGGCGTTACCTCGCCGACCCGTTCGGCCTGCAACGCAACGGCGCCACCCATGTGTTTGTCGAGGCCTTCGATTACCGCACCAAGCACGCGGCGATCGAGCACCACGAATTCGGCCCGGATCTCGCCTGGCGCGGCAAGGCCACGGTGCTCAGTCGTCCGTTTCACCTCTCCTATCCCTACATCATCGAGCATGACGGCGAGGTCTTCATGATCCCCGAGAGCCAGCGGGCGGGCGAGATCGCGCTTTACCGCGCCCGGGATTTTCCGCGCCAATGGGTGCGGGAGACCGCCCTGCTGGCGGGCATCCCCGGCGCCGAGGCCTCCGTGCTGCACCACGAGGGCCGCTGGTGGATGTTCTTCACCGTGGTCGGCCCGCAGGCCCGGGATCAGCGCGAATTGCATGTCGCCTATGCGGACAAGCTGACGGGCCCCTGGCAATTGCACCCGCAAAACCCCGTGCGCCAGGATCGGCGCGGAGCCCGCCCGGGCGGCACGCCCTTCTTCACCCGCGACGGCGGCGTCATCCTGCCGGTGCAGGACTGCGGCCGGACCTATGGCGGATCCTTGCGCCTGCTCCGGTTCACGACGCTGACGCCGGAGCACATCGCCATCGAGCGGCTGGGCCCCGAGCTCACCGGCGATCTCTTTTCCCCCACCCACCAGGACGGCTGCCACACGCTGGCCCAATGCGGCGAGCTGACCCTGATCGACACCAAGCGCACCGTGCGAACCTGGGCCCGCCACAAGATCAACCTGCAGCGGCACATGGCGCAAATGGGCCTCGGCTACGTCGGCCGCCCGCGGCAGGACAGTTGA
- a CDS encoding Ldh family oxidoreductase, translating into MPDRYHATELGAFACALLVRAGLDKDKATIVADILLEGDLLGHNTHGLALLAGYLADLEKGVMTKTGEPRVIADFPAAVTWDGNRLPGPWLVTRALDVAVPRARQNGTCTVVIRRSHHIACLAAYLQRVAEQGLMVILTCSDPAAKGVAPHGGRRAVMTPNPLAAAWPTEGEPVMLDVSMGITTNAMTRRAANEGRKLSGQWFVDGAGHPTNDPAAVFATPPGAIMPMGGADHGHKGYALGLLVEALTGGLAGFGRADRPEGWMANVFLQVINPALFGGREDFVRQTEHVVAACRATPPRPGFERVRLPGESGLRRRAEQLAQGVELYPTIMPALAPWAQKLGVQSPAGG; encoded by the coding sequence ATGCCCGACCGCTATCACGCCACGGAACTCGGAGCGTTTGCCTGCGCCTTGCTCGTGCGCGCCGGACTGGACAAGGACAAGGCGACCATAGTCGCGGATATTCTCCTCGAGGGAGACTTGCTGGGACACAACACCCACGGGCTGGCGCTGCTCGCCGGCTACCTTGCCGATCTTGAGAAAGGTGTCATGACCAAGACCGGCGAACCGCGCGTCATCGCGGATTTTCCCGCGGCCGTCACCTGGGACGGCAACCGCCTGCCCGGTCCGTGGCTCGTGACTCGAGCGTTGGATGTCGCGGTTCCCCGGGCCCGGCAGAACGGCACGTGCACCGTGGTCATCCGCCGCAGCCATCATATCGCCTGCCTCGCCGCCTACCTGCAACGCGTGGCCGAACAGGGCCTGATGGTCATCCTGACTTGCTCCGACCCGGCGGCGAAAGGCGTGGCGCCGCATGGCGGGCGCCGTGCCGTGATGACGCCGAACCCGCTCGCCGCCGCGTGGCCGACCGAGGGCGAGCCGGTCATGCTGGATGTCTCGATGGGCATCACGACCAATGCGATGACGCGCCGGGCGGCGAACGAGGGCCGCAAGCTTTCCGGGCAGTGGTTTGTCGATGGCGCGGGCCATCCGACCAACGATCCCGCCGCCGTGTTCGCAACTCCTCCCGGCGCCATCATGCCGATGGGCGGAGCCGACCACGGCCACAAGGGCTACGCCCTCGGCTTGCTCGTCGAGGCGCTGACCGGCGGGCTGGCCGGCTTCGGTCGCGCCGACCGGCCCGAGGGTTGGATGGCGAATGTCTTTCTCCAGGTGATCAATCCGGCCCTGTTCGGCGGCCGGGAGGATTTCGTGCGCCAGACGGAGCACGTAGTGGCCGCGTGCCGGGCCACCCCGCCGCGCCCGGGTTTCGAGCGCGTGCGCCTGCCGGGCGAGTCCGGCTTGCGGCGTCGCGCCGAACAGCTGGCGCAGGGCGTCGAACTTTATCCCACCATCATGCCGGCGCTCGCGCCTTGGGCGCAAAAGCTCGGGGTCCAGTCGCCGGCCGGGGGCTGA